The DNA segment acgagtcgatcagaagagatcttgaccaaatcagaggcggaattcattgatttaatcttcattcagcttgatatGCACTCAGAAGTAGATTAATTGTCGATtgtattgatataacaacgttttacaggctggagacacttcggcagagcttcgctaccggaatcagaaagttacaaatgagagaCCCAAGACCTCTATTTATAAGAGAAGCCAGTCCACACGAAACAGTCTGGTATGATGTGGCCCAGTCCGCACGAACTGGCCCAGTCCGCACGAACTGGCCCAGTCCGCACGAACTGGCCCAGTCCGCACGAACTGGCCCAGTCCGCACGAACTGGCCCAGTCCGCACGAACTGGTCAGTTCGTACGAAGTGACTGTATCTGGACTGTTTCACGTTCTTCTCGTACTACGTGTCctggtctatctattctattacaagactcgatacaagacgaagtcgacagacatgcAGCAACAACGCCCACCTCACACTTCCGTCATAGTTAACTTAATGTGGTCTTAGTTTTGGTTTTATGTACTTACAACTTATGTAGTCTTTTTGATGTCCTTGTAGTTTGGACAATAACTTGGTGGTTCTAGTTTGTTTTTGAACCTTGTAGATAATGTCCGTTTTGGTTCCAAAAAGGGTCTTTTATGTTGTTGTATTTTACCGTCAAAAACAGGGACTAATGGTCTAGATACAAATGGGTCATgccgaaaaatttcaaaaattttctacACATTATGGTTCTTTAAAAAGGTAAAGTTAGGGGCGTTTCATATCGTTTTATACGTTTTGGTCAATTTTTTATAATATGTATTTCATAATGTTTTCTCTTTTGGTCAATTTAGGTttatactattttttttttctttttattcttttgGTTGCAATAGCTTATGCCGCTATTGTAACGAATGAACTGATATACCACACAAAATCCCGCCACGTTCCCGTAGTACCGCGCGGGTTGAATCCTACTAGTTTTGATGATTTCCGACTTTCttgtttttacaaatataaaccCATGCTTTGCACAAAGCTGCTTCTTGCTTGTTTGTCGATGGTTGACGATCCTTGTCCTTGGAATTTTCCTTCAATGGTAAAACCTTGATCATCTTCATATACGTCTTGTTTAACTTGCATTTCTTTAAACTTTTCATCAAAATCATAATCCTGATATTTATGTTGATATTTCTCTTGAGTTTCTTGCACAACATCGTACGATCATCAAAAACCAGGGGCGATCGTTCCTCAATGCCATGTGGGGACCGAAAAGTTGGATCCCTCATTGCAAACGGATCCAATGCTTGTTAATCTTCTAAATGGTAACCGTATCAAGTGCAACTAGAATGGGAGGTCTTGCCATTATCCTATAGGCATATGGTTGTCGTGGAAACATTCGTGATTGTGTAAAAAATTGGTTGCAGTTGATACTTTTGATAACCCGAGTTTGAACCATCTCCTCTCGAACTAGAATCGGGTCCTCAAGTTTAGAGATTTTTTTGCTTGCACTAATCTTGATTTTTTCGATTTCATAAtgaaatattgtttgtttgtgtgtagaATATTGGTAGTGATGTTTGATTTTGGTGAAGTAAATGGTAAACAAAAAAGTGTGATAAATAAAATAGGTAAAACAATAAAGTATTTTTTCATTGCTAGCAGCTTTAATGCCGTTCAACGTTCAGTGCCATTTAACAGTCAAAAATTGAATTCCTTTCATCGGTGAATGTTACCCGATTTACAAACCCGCATCGTATACCTGTGGCACCAACGGCGGTGTACCGACGTGGTGATCAGAGGGTGCTCTTCCACCGTTATAGGCACTAACTACTTTTAATTCAATAATTAGCGGTTAACATCCCCTTTAGTAGTAAATTGGTTTTGTATCATTAGCTACAAGGATCCTTGACtcaatataacttaacaaagctTAAGGTCGAGCTCCATATCTAAAGCCTGAGCTCCgctctttttattatttatgaCATACATTAATTATTTTAGTTATACACAAATGTAATTATTCTTTTACTATTTAAAATTATAGTTATAAATATATAACTTTGGTGAATTTGGTGCCAAGGAGTTGAAAATGAAAGGGTAAAATTTATAATATTTGTTTTGAAAAGTAAAACATTTAAATGGTCCACGAGGTTGACAGGTGCTTTTACTGGTGAACGTGATTCATGAGTGCCTACGGGACCAGGCATCTTTAAGAAGAACCTACTTCAGTCTTATATCTTATCTCAAAATCTTTCAAAAAGTTTTAACAATGGCGAACAAAGAAGGTGAAATCTCTCTTCTGACCCCGTACAAAATGGGGAAATTTGAGCTTTCTCACAGGTAATCTGTTTGATCTTCTCACACTCATGTATCTTTTGTTCTGAATTACTTCTTGGGTTTCATTTATAATGACTTGTTCATGAACTGTTTTATAAAATGCCAAACAGAGTTGTTTTGGCACCCCTAACAAGGCAAAGATGCTTGGGCTATGTCCCTCAGCCACACATGATCTTATATTATTCACAAAGAACATCAAAAGGCGGGTTTCTTATTGCTGAAGCTACTGGTGTCTCTGACATTTCCCAAATGTAAGGACACGTCTAAATTTTCTGAATTGTGGCTGATTGATTTTGGTTCTCAAGATCTGTTTATGTTATCATTGTCAAGGTCTCCGGAGATGCCAGGCATATGGACTAAAGAACAAGTAGAGGGTTGGAAACCTATTGTGGATGCTGTTCATGCAAAAGGAGGAGTCTTTTTCTGTCAGCTAATTCATGTTGGAAGGGTTTTAGATACTGGTATACTCTTTGTTCATTGTTGTTTACAAGTGGGTGGTATGGTTTCCCGGGCAATGATGTTAGCCAAACTCTGAAGGCAGTgcggacccggttaagacaacatagtctagCCAGAGTGGGGTTGGGCCCTCTGTTTGGGAGGGTGTGAGATCTCTCTCCCATCATGTTAAAGATtctcaccgttcaaaaaaaaggtGTGTTATTACCATAAATACTTTTCTCATATATGTTTTTGAATTAGGGCCAAACGGGAAATCCCCTGTGTCTTCCTCAAACAAAAAACTAGCATATCAACAACAATCTCCGAAGAAGCTAACAACACAAGAGATTCCGCTTGTTGTTGATGATTTCAGAGTTGCTGCAAGAAATGCAATTGAAGCTGGTAACAGTTACTTCCTTGTAAGTTCTTGATCAGAGATAGAATCCCTTCACTATCTCATTGATCAATTTACGATATTTCAGGTTTTGATGGAGTTGAGATTCATGGGGCTCATGGCTATCTAATCGACCAATTTTTGAAAGATGAGATTAATGACAGAACAGACGAGTACGGTGGTTCTCTAGAGAACCGTTGCAGATTTGCTCTAGAAGTAGTTCATGCTGTTGTGAAGGAGATTGGAGGAGATAGAGTTGGCATAAGATTATCTCCATTTGCAGACTACTCGGAATCAGGTGACTCAAATCCGGAAACTTTAGGTCTTTACATGGCTGAATCATTGAATGAGTTCAAGATTCTTTACTGCCATATGGTGGAACCTAGGATGAAATCAGTATTTGAAAAAGTTGATTGCCATGATAGTCTTGTCCCTATGAGAAAAGCATTCAAAGGGACATTTATTTCTGCTGGTGGGTATGGCAGGGAAGATGGTAACAAAGCTGTGGCTGAAAACAGAACCGATCTTGTTGCTTATGGTCGTTTGTTTTTGGCTAATCCGGATTTGCCAAAACGATTTGAGCTTAATGCTCCTCTTAACAAGTATGACAGGTCAACCTTTTATACACACGATCCTGTTGTTGGGTATACGGATTATCCGTTCTTGGAAACCACAATTTAATGCTAGAAATTGCCAAGGAGTTGGAAGAAAATGAAGATCCTGTTAACATAGAAGTCTTGGATGTTCTTGTGAAATTGAGTTTACAGGGTGTGTAAACATTGATCATTTTAATTATCAGACAAGTTATGTAAGTTATCATCAACAATAATCTATTGTTTGTTTGACAAAAAACCTTGTTTACATGCATTCGGTGATCATATACTATAACCAAGAACAAAACAAAACTTATGATTTAGTAATGCTTAGCGACGTCCAAACGTAACATAATTCTGACTAGGTGAAACACCAATCAAGAAGGATAAATGTTAATGTCACTAAAATCTAATTGTGTCAATTGCACTAAGGATAATGTGTATTTTGACAACTGATTTTTGATTTTGCCAAGAGATTGTGTGTCAAAAGATTAAGATTTTGGCATAAGACCAAATGGTGTGTGGTTTTATCGTGCCACGTAAGTTTCACGTTATTTAAGCTTCACCTATGGTGGGCCCAGCTCAGTTTTCCCCTacaggtctcaagttcgagtctgggtgacaggggtttctcattgaggggtttaaattggggatctattgcGCGAGGGGGCTCTCTAGCGCAGACCCGGTTAATACAACGTATGCTAGTGTTACTTAAAATATTGTCACTTTCAACACGTGGCTCACTTTCATTAGGCCTAAACATCGTCGTCTAATCTTAAAACACTAGTGTCCCCTTTGTAACATCCGTCACGGATCAATGAAACCCGACCCGTTTGTAAATCAGACACTAATGGTAATAAACTATTACGAAAATGCAAATTTCTATATTTACTCATTTAAGATTTATTATTTGAAATTTTGTTTATCTAGTTAATCAATAATAAACTAAGCGACATCTCACCTCCTTTAAACGATACCCATCACTTCTCTTCCCAAACTACACGGTTATGCTCAAATGATATCCTGTCACGTTTGAAACCTAGACGATAAGCATATCTCAACCAAACGACATACTTGGTGTTCTAAACGACAACCTATGTTGTCTGCAGGAAAACCTAAACGACATACCATGTCGTTTGGTGCCAGAACCAAACGACATATGTCTGCGGTTCATCTTCTTCCAAATCGCAATATATGTAACTGAAGAGTCCTCATCTCTTCTTATTCTCGACTTTTTGGCATCTTTATTGTCCCAATTAAGTGGGTCTTAATGACTACACATAATCAACACATAATTGGTGCTATGACAACAAAAATTATTATACCATTTTCATCTTCCTAAAACTCAAAGCATCACACCAAATTCGTCCATCTATGCCTAAACACAAAACCAAATGACATTACTTATCATATTTCACGAATCTCCATATCTACAACTTGCTAATCCACTCTTTAACTCATGAATTTGGACAAGGATCAAAGCTAGGGCTTGGAACTTAGTGAATTGATATCTACTTTATTTCTTCACCAAATCAGGTAATTCCAAAGCCTAACACGTCTAACTTTTCATGCTCTATAAGACCTTACTATCCATTTCTGTGATAGAAGGGCAAATGAATCTTATTTTGATCTCTTTTAATATTAGGGTTCTTAGTTTCTAGAAAATTGGGGCTTTTGGCTTATGCTTATGTTTTGATGAAATTGAATCTAGGGTATTGTTCATAATCATGTTAGTTAGGTTTGTGTAATTTTTGAGGATTTTTGGATGTCTCATAGATTTGTTATGAATTCTTGATCATATTCTAATTTATGgaaaaattatattaaaaatagatTCATCAATAtataaactcatggatattatttttctgattttctataaaataatTATGATAcgtattttttatatatttcatgtTCTAtagtatattttttttgaaaataaaaggaCTTATTAAATATTAACCATAAAATTATCCTTTTTAAcaaatttgatgatttctataAAATATAAGATAAAATATGATATTTGGATGTATTTAAATTGAAAGATGAATTTTTACTAAATTGTTGGAATTGATATTTTTAACTTACAATAACATAAATTGTTATCTAGTTTGTCTTGGTATTTTATTGTCAAAATTTTTAGACTTTTCATCATGTATAGAATATGTTGGGACTAGGTTATAAATATATGTGGCTAAAGTATATTTATACTTAGTACAAGTTACAATATAAAAGCAATGGTATAAGTATTATTAAGGTAATATTTTAGATATGTCACATTATTTATTTAGTTGCAAACGTTACGTTAATAGATATGTTAGTATTATTTTCTATTGTTTAAAGTTAGACAAAATACCTAAGTTATAggatttatttttaatttttggtttttgcTTGTTTAGTATTTTTGGTTATTAATTCCTTTAGGGTAACtattgtcttttgaagtttttccCTCAACACTCGTGCGGTTTACGTAATGATCAAAACGGAATGCAAAACTGTGAGTAGATCTATTTCTTTTTCCCCTTTTTGTCACTAAACATTTTTGGGGTATATCATGTGTTTATGTTTCATATGTTTCTTATTCAAATCATCAACATGCAACATCAATGTGTCGCAACCTATTtcatatatttgtatatattgtTTCATATACATGTATCTACATGTTACTCGCTTTGTGTCTAATGTTTCTAATATGGATCCACTGGCTGACTGGTTCCCACGACCATGGGTTGAACTAGGTACGCCAACATCATTTAGATTCGCTCTTTGGGGCTTGAATCTCATTTGTGTCTATTGTTTCATTATCTTTATGTCGCGTATCATTTTTGGTTGTGGTGATTATGGTTATCGTTGGTTTATTACGGATATATCATTTACACTTGAGGTTTCATATTATtttaataaagagtaaattatgatttcggcccctgtggttatatcacttttacccttttagcccaaaaggAATTTTTTAGCATCTGAGCCCCcgacgtctttttttctaacccttttggcccccaacgtctttttttctaacccttttggcccctaaaagtaaatggatgggcttagtgttaggggccaaaagggttagaaaaaaagacgttggggacTCAGGTGTTAAACGCTTCATTTTGGggtaaaagggtaaaagtgatataagcACAGGAGCCAAAATCATAAATTACTCTTTAATCAATAATTAAGaaaaaaagttttatttaaatttagATCTATTCACCAACTTTATGTTtacccaaaaaccatttttacgcATGATACAATAGGGATGAGCATGGTCTAGTACCATACCGAACGGGTGGTACCGAAAATACCTATATCGAAATTTTTCAAAACTGGGTACCGGTAACAGTACCGAAATATTCGGTAAAGTAAGGTACCGATATTTGAAGTTACTTTACCGAACCGAAAATGCCAAGAAGTGGGTACTGTTACCAAAAAAATATTGTATGGGAAATTTGgcaccggtaccggtacccattaccaaatgctcatccctatgATACAGGTAACCATGTGTGTGTCACACGCTAGTAGTAGAGGATGTGCATATGTGTGACcttgaaaggttctcattgcatttGATAAAGTAAACATTCTATATGATAAAATTAACCACAATTCCATTGTCATATATTGTTTCAAGTCACGACACAAGAGTTAAAAGTGTTGTTACAAACATAACCAAATGTAATGAATTTACAGAATGACTTTTTAACAAAATAGAATTTGAATATCAAGGTTAGCAACTTATGTGCAATTTGATGTTTGGTGATGTGCTATATGCTAAGTGTTTGTGTAAATATGTTACAAAGCGTAAATTATAGATATACTGTACACAAATGGATGTGATAACGGATATAACATATTGAGGATCACCAATTAAACCGATCGAATTCACCTAATCTTAAAACTATATAtaaaccaatatatatatatatatatatatatatatatatatatatatatatatatatatatatatatatatatatatatatagggtcaggattgaTTTGATTGagagaaaacggtggaaagtgtgagaacggtgagagcGCTTATGAATCgcccgatcaaaacaatctatggactagattggcgcagtggcattttcgtaaataaccatcaattttattacgtgaacgcgcttcattaagggtaaaaaagtttagctgtatggggtggacaacattgtcaatAAAATTTGAGGTTTTAGGTgcttttatttagtggcgttcttGTTATCGGTAAAAtgccaaaattaaaaaaaaaatcaaacatcgttcattggaaaattcaagattgttagctgaagggtgtaaactcaataacattttgctgcatgagatggacaaatattcaagaaaaagatgctgatgtcagaCTTTGTGCTTCCAAACGGCGACaaaaaaaactacttgaaaaacaaaaaaacaaaatgaatgaTACCAAAGTCGAAACAGTCAGTTaagatgattcaaaaaagaagaaagaaacgggtgacagtgaagatgtcacaccccgatatttccacgtattaccggtgggcccggtggggattatcgtgacgtagttgatatcatcatagtcaaacaacacaatttaaatgcacagcggaggCAAAAGAGGAATCACATTACAAACCGATTAAttagtaatatcaaagtatcacaaacGGACTGTAATGGATCgacaggcggatcaaaagaaaaaggaaaattgttcaacagactttaacatctaaagCTTGCAATACTTGATTAATGATgccaggagtagccagcctatttcatCTAGTACAtgcatgtgacaactcgagtttccaagattccaccttcgcattaattgcacgttaattgtttaagttgtttgtttacacgacttgtttgccttgtaattgtacacgttggattatatgttgagatgtttgtttgatatgttatttatttaATGTGATTAAGGTGTTTGGTGGTATatcatgtaacctgtttgaaaaacttaaactattTAAACTTTGAATGAATTCGACGAAACTCAAGGGTTTGCCATTAAtcacttcgacgaaacagaggTGGGTGTCGCCGAAGGGGTCACGACGAAACggagtgtttcgccggcccaagttctccgaagcccagtaagggcccaaccCAGTATAGCTTATGTAGATAAGGACGTAGGTTGCGTGAATTGTTATTCTGGCAAAACCCTAGAGACTCTTTCCATAGAATCTCTGTGCGACGGCAATTGTAGAGAACCCCAAGCACCATCCATCTCGATCTATCTAAAATATCCGGCGTTACGGTTAGTGTAAAACTC comes from the Helianthus annuus cultivar XRQ/B chromosome 4, HanXRQr2.0-SUNRISE, whole genome shotgun sequence genome and includes:
- the LOC110936182 gene encoding 12-oxophytodienoate reductase 2 is translated as MANKEGEISLLTPYKMGKFELSHRVVLAPLTRQRCLGYVPQPHMILYYSQRTSKGGFLIAEATGVSDISQMSPEMPGIWTKEQVEGWKPIVDAVHAKGGVFFCQLIHVGRVLDTGPNGKSPVSSSNKKLAYQQQSPKKLTTQEIPLVVDDFRVAARNAIEAGFDGVEIHGAHGYLIDQFLKDEINDRTDEYGGSLENRCRFALEVVHAVVKEIGGDRVGIRLSPFADYSESGDSNPETLGLYMAESLNEFKILYCHMVEPRMKSVFEKVDCHDSLVPMRKAFKGTFISAGGYGREDGNKAVAENRTDLVAYGRLFLANPDLPKRFELNAPLNKYDRSTFYTHDPVVGYTDYPFLETTI